One Polaribacter sp. SA4-12 genomic window carries:
- a CDS encoding RagB/SusD family nutrient uptake outer membrane protein produces MKKYKIILLLLTGVFTIKSCSTGDLELTNPNQLSPETYFANEAQVQASVNASYANLQTIALYGRLVWYMMDNMAHEQFGNGQQEADKVTFADFSFDSTNGQIAEYWDACYRGVNKANFVIGNADRINAIPDSELSASRKKKFIAEAKFMRAQYYWLLVNRFGGVPLRNGDFTEPEGKARSTKADVINLIIEDLEYASVNLLSKGTEDNGRANKGAAQAFLGKVFLYEKRYGEALTSFEKMKGYDLEVDYFDNFKEETEHGIESVWEIQYDLTLGTGDKWSSLVSGSGKNHATYRGQDYGVVDWFNVYPTDDLVASYEAGDKRLNGNFYFEGDTYNNGNSVFVSGDFKENGGNIRPVAWKKYQNYYKQPNENQESGINAKVIRYSDVLLMMAECANEVRTQSDAVGFINKVRTRASIPNLATSLSKQQVFDAIVQERKVELCGEQVRFDDILRWGISSTALAGTNFQAGKNELWPIPDREIASNVNVTSADQNPGF; encoded by the coding sequence ATGAAAAAATATAAAATAATATTACTATTACTTACAGGTGTTTTTACTATAAAATCCTGCAGTACAGGAGATTTAGAATTAACTAATCCTAATCAATTATCGCCAGAAACTTATTTTGCTAATGAAGCACAAGTACAAGCTTCTGTAAATGCATCATATGCTAACTTACAAACAATTGCTTTATATGGAAGGCTAGTTTGGTATATGATGGATAACATGGCGCATGAACAATTCGGTAACGGACAACAAGAAGCAGATAAAGTAACATTTGCAGACTTTTCTTTCGATTCTACCAATGGTCAAATTGCAGAATATTGGGATGCTTGTTATAGAGGAGTTAACAAAGCAAATTTTGTTATAGGTAATGCAGATAGAATTAACGCAATACCAGATTCTGAATTAAGTGCTTCACGTAAGAAAAAATTTATTGCAGAAGCAAAATTTATGAGAGCACAATATTATTGGTTATTAGTGAATCGTTTTGGTGGTGTACCATTAAGAAATGGAGATTTTACAGAACCAGAAGGAAAAGCTAGAAGCACTAAAGCAGATGTAATTAATTTAATAATTGAAGATTTAGAATATGCTTCAGTTAATCTTTTATCTAAAGGAACTGAAGATAATGGTAGAGCAAACAAAGGTGCTGCTCAAGCATTTTTAGGAAAAGTTTTCTTATATGAAAAAAGATACGGAGAAGCATTAACGTCATTTGAAAAAATGAAAGGTTATGATTTAGAGGTTGATTATTTTGATAACTTTAAAGAAGAAACTGAACATGGGATTGAATCTGTTTGGGAAATTCAATACGATTTAACTTTAGGAACAGGAGATAAATGGTCTAGCCTTGTTAGTGGTTCTGGTAAAAATCATGCAACTTATAGAGGACAAGATTATGGTGTTGTAGATTGGTTTAATGTATACCCAACAGATGACTTAGTTGCGTCTTATGAAGCTGGAGATAAAAGATTAAATGGTAATTTCTATTTTGAAGGAGATACTTATAATAATGGTAACAGTGTATTTGTTTCTGGAGATTTTAAAGAAAATGGAGGAAATATAAGACCTGTTGCTTGGAAAAAATATCAAAATTACTATAAGCAACCAAATGAAAACCAAGAATCTGGTATAAATGCAAAAGTAATTAGATATTCTGATGTTTTATTAATGATGGCAGAATGTGCAAATGAAGTTAGAACACAATCAGATGCTGTTGGTTTTATAAATAAAGTTAGAACAAGAGCTAGTATACCAAATTTAGCAACTTCGTTAAGCAAACAACAAGTTTTCGATGCTATTGTACAAGAGCGTAAAGTTGAATTATGTGGAGAGCAAGTTCGTTTTGATGATATATTACGTTGGGGAATTTCTTCAACAGCTTTGGCAGGAACAAATTTTCAAGCAGGAAAAAATGAGTTATGGCCAATACCAGATAGAGAAATTGCATCTAATGTAAATGTTACAAGTGCAGATCAAAACCCTGGATTTTAA
- a CDS encoding endo-1,4-beta-xylanase, protein MKIKNIFNILKVLPILLLTLSCDGDSDNDGPIIIPPTRVQATFEMSISPSDPNVLLLDNKTSGIGDFISEWDFGQGDGLVQDLPGIEEVRFDTDGTFSVRLLVSNAAGLTVDSKTVVVDNSAGGICPNGNCGSTSTSALKDAATTFFVGNITRSSRVNAGGKHVEVLKSDFSSITSEYEMKMNVMYPSQGNYDFTAADAIVNFGVNNGINVHGHALIWHNATPDWVNDFTGTDSEFEAMVKDYITTTVTRYKGKIGSWDVVNEAIDDGSGNPLRNSVFKQKMGDDYIKKCFQWARDADPDCLLFYNDYNMASSSGKRAAMFKIVDDLGDLIDGVGAQMHISYNGPSKSNIQAVANGTVSRGLKLHFAELDIRANPNNDQTSLTSQRADAQKAKFKEVVQIYNSIPLDNKYALTVWGLKDNESWLLDFWGHADWPLMYDDDYNKKKAYDGFLEGLQ, encoded by the coding sequence ATGAAAATTAAAAATATATTCAATATTTTAAAAGTCTTACCAATACTATTATTAACACTTTCGTGTGATGGAGACTCTGATAATGATGGACCGATAATTATTCCACCAACAAGAGTTCAAGCAACTTTTGAGATGTCAATTTCTCCATCAGATCCAAATGTTTTGTTGTTAGATAACAAAACTTCAGGAATTGGAGACTTTATAAGTGAATGGGATTTTGGACAAGGAGATGGTTTAGTACAAGACTTACCAGGAATAGAAGAAGTAAGATTTGATACTGATGGTACATTTTCTGTAAGATTGTTAGTTAGTAATGCCGCAGGTTTAACAGTAGATAGTAAAACTGTAGTTGTAGATAATTCAGCTGGTGGAATTTGCCCTAACGGAAATTGCGGGTCAACTAGTACTTCTGCATTAAAAGATGCTGCAACAACGTTTTTTGTTGGTAATATTACTAGATCTTCTAGAGTAAACGCTGGTGGTAAACATGTAGAGGTTTTAAAAAGTGATTTTTCTAGTATTACATCAGAATACGAAATGAAAATGAATGTAATGTACCCTTCTCAAGGTAATTACGATTTTACTGCTGCAGATGCTATTGTGAATTTTGGAGTTAATAATGGAATTAATGTCCATGGTCATGCGCTAATTTGGCACAATGCAACTCCAGATTGGGTAAATGATTTTACTGGTACTGATTCAGAATTTGAAGCGATGGTTAAAGATTATATAACAACAACCGTAACAAGGTATAAAGGTAAAATTGGATCTTGGGATGTTGTAAACGAAGCAATCGACGATGGTAGTGGAAACCCTTTAAGAAATTCTGTTTTTAAACAAAAAATGGGAGATGATTACATTAAAAAATGTTTTCAATGGGCAAGAGACGCAGATCCTGATTGTTTATTGTTTTATAACGATTATAATATGGCATCTAGTTCTGGTAAAAGAGCAGCAATGTTTAAAATAGTAGATGATTTAGGAGATTTAATTGACGGAGTTGGTGCACAAATGCACATTTCATATAATGGTCCATCAAAATCTAATATTCAGGCAGTAGCAAATGGTACTGTGTCTAGAGGTTTAAAATTACATTTTGCTGAGTTAGATATTAGAGCAAATCCTAATAACGATCAAACAAGTTTAACTTCTCAAAGAGCAGATGCACAAAAAGCAAAGTTTAAAGAAGTTGTTCAAATTTATAACTCAATTCCATTAGATAATAAGTATGCATTAACTGTTTGGGGTTTAAAAGATAATGAATCGTGGTTGTTAGATTTTTGGGGTCATGCAGATTGGCCACTAATGTATGATGATGATTACAATAAAAAGAAAGCTTATGATGGATTCTTAGAAGGATTACAATAA
- a CDS encoding endo-1,4-beta-xylanase has product MNYSKYFNSIFIITIVSLLLSCNGSDKKEKLKGLKEHADFPIGTAIKIKTLSKDEKLQKLQISNFNSITSASDMKMNNITPKEGVYSWGIIDSIVGYAHKNNQRLFGHNLIWHSSTPNWVKEKAAKDSLWLGTFMKEYITKYVTRYKGKVAAWDVVNEGLESHGGNVRKTMWYNALGKDYIAKAFQYAHEADPEAILFYNDFNIERDTLKLNSTLKMIKELQAKGVPISGLGFQMHIRMDTPNEVIANSLKKAVKTGLQIHISELDIIFNKHDDTRRGGIQVYEKLTDEMKQEQAKKYKSIVKMYKTIVPKEQQYGITFWDFTDRDTWIKGFFNINDWPTIFDEQLEPKPAYFGFLEGLKEKN; this is encoded by the coding sequence ATGAATTACAGTAAATACTTTAACTCAATCTTTATAATTACAATAGTTTCTTTATTACTTTCTTGTAACGGTAGTGATAAAAAAGAAAAACTAAAAGGATTAAAAGAGCATGCAGATTTCCCTATAGGAACAGCAATTAAAATAAAAACGTTATCTAAAGATGAGAAGCTACAAAAATTACAGATAAGTAATTTTAATAGCATTACTTCAGCAAGTGATATGAAGATGAATAATATAACGCCTAAAGAAGGTGTTTATTCATGGGGAATAATAGATAGCATTGTTGGTTATGCACATAAAAACAATCAAAGATTATTTGGACATAATTTAATTTGGCATAGTTCTACTCCTAATTGGGTTAAAGAAAAAGCAGCTAAAGATAGTTTGTGGTTAGGTACTTTTATGAAAGAATACATTACAAAGTATGTAACAAGATATAAAGGAAAAGTTGCTGCTTGGGATGTCGTTAATGAAGGTTTAGAATCTCATGGAGGTAACGTTAGAAAAACAATGTGGTACAACGCATTAGGTAAAGATTATATAGCAAAAGCATTTCAATATGCGCATGAAGCAGACCCAGAAGCTATTTTGTTTTATAATGATTTTAATATTGAAAGAGATACGTTAAAACTGAATAGTACTCTTAAAATGATTAAAGAATTACAGGCAAAAGGAGTTCCTATATCTGGATTAGGTTTTCAAATGCATATTAGAATGGATACTCCAAATGAAGTAATTGCAAATTCATTAAAAAAAGCAGTAAAAACAGGTTTACAAATTCATATTTCAGAGTTAGATATTATTTTTAATAAACACGATGACACTAGAAGAGGTGGTATACAAGTTTATGAAAAACTAACTGACGAAATGAAACAAGAGCAAGCCAAGAAATATAAAAGCATTGTTAAAATGTATAAAACGATAGTGCCAAAAGAACAACAATACGGAATTACTTTTTGGGACTTTACTGATAGAGATACATGGATTAAAGGGTTTTTTAATATAAATGATTGGCCAACTATTTTTGATGAACAGCTTGAGCCTAAACCTGCATATTTTGGATTTTTAGAAGGATTAAAAGAAAAAAATTAA
- a CDS encoding VCBS repeat-containing protein, whose protein sequence is MPSQIFNQIKHSSTNIDFKNILTENDSINYFTYSYIYLGGGVSVGDINNDGLPDLYFVGNQVSNKLYLNKGNLKFEDITSSSGVSGSKEWHTGVTMADVNNDGFLDIYCSVSGKFGSKKNQLFINNKDNTFTEQAEKYGLADAGNSINATFFDYDNDGDLDVYVANYPILKFSSPTFVYKLRMENVKDAESDHLYRNDGNSFTNVTNEAGLTNFGLTLSATAGDLNNDGWQDLYVSNDFNSPDFMYINQKDGTFKEVVKKATAHTAFYGMGADIADFNNDGSLDIFQVDMDANSNRRQKANMASMNPDLFWSVVDAGFHYQYMQNCLQVNSGAFKDGIPYFSNMSRITGMSSTDWSWGPLIADFDNDGLKDVFVSNGNRREINNRDYFNKLEEKKVGRDKSLEMSLKIPSEKIDNFIFKNNGNLNFEKANKKWGIEFKGFSTGAVYADLDNDGDLEIITNNIDDYAAVFENKSAEKSNFLKVNFTGNSTNKFGLGNRVYVKTGDKTQMQELTLTRGFQSSVAPEIHFGLGAVSKIEEVKVVWQNGNVQTLKNVSVNKNLTFKYEDALKPSTQKEVEKEKLFTAENNLFPKHKHLENKHDDFATQVLLPHKMSSLGPTLAVGDLNNDGLEDYFIGGSKGKMGNLFYQTKTGFEAQNVTFLEEDILCEDLGALIFDADADGDNDLYLVSGGYEFDEKSELLQDRLYINDGNGILSKAKKGTLPKFISSGSKVYSADFDKDGKEDLLVLGRQIPGKYPQPATTYLLKNVGSKGNAKFEFFSDEFAKPFNDLGMATSAIITDYNNDNWLDIIVVGEWMPIKVFKNNKNGFSDVSNELGLDKNTTGWWWSINEGDFDNDGDTDYILGNNGLNYKYQANENETFDIYVNDFDKNKKEDIVLSYYNEGKQYPVRGRSCSSQQIPGIKKKFKDYESFSEATLVDVFTDKALESSLHYQVKSFASIYLENKNGKLIVHKLPQEVQVSSINEILVTDFDKDGNLDALIAGNLHMSEVETPRNDASYGTFLQGNGDGTFNALSRKESGFFASGDVKGMKLIQKGEKKYIIVVRNNDEVIYININK, encoded by the coding sequence GTGCCATCACAAATTTTTAATCAAATAAAACATAGCTCAACAAATATTGACTTTAAAAATATTCTTACAGAAAACGATTCTATAAATTACTTTACGTATTCCTATATTTATTTGGGTGGTGGTGTTTCTGTTGGAGATATAAATAATGATGGTTTGCCAGATTTATATTTTGTAGGAAATCAAGTTTCTAACAAATTGTACTTAAATAAAGGAAATTTAAAATTTGAAGATATTACAAGTTCCTCTGGTGTTTCAGGTAGTAAAGAATGGCATACTGGCGTTACAATGGCAGATGTAAATAATGATGGTTTTTTAGATATTTATTGCTCTGTTTCAGGAAAGTTTGGGTCTAAAAAGAATCAGCTTTTTATCAATAATAAAGACAATACCTTTACAGAACAAGCAGAAAAATATGGTTTAGCAGATGCAGGAAATAGTATAAATGCCACTTTTTTCGATTATGATAATGATGGTGATTTAGATGTTTATGTAGCAAATTATCCAATTTTAAAATTTAGCTCTCCAACATTTGTGTATAAATTACGAATGGAAAATGTAAAAGATGCTGAATCAGATCATTTGTACAGAAACGATGGAAACTCCTTTACAAATGTTACTAATGAAGCAGGTTTAACAAATTTCGGTTTGACTTTAAGTGCAACTGCTGGCGACTTAAATAATGATGGTTGGCAAGATCTATATGTTTCTAATGATTTTAATTCACCAGATTTTATGTACATCAATCAAAAAGATGGAACTTTTAAAGAAGTGGTGAAAAAAGCAACTGCTCACACTGCGTTCTATGGAATGGGAGCTGATATTGCAGATTTTAATAATGATGGTTCTTTAGATATTTTTCAGGTTGATATGGATGCCAACAGCAATCGTAGACAGAAAGCAAATATGGCAAGTATGAATCCTGATTTGTTTTGGAGTGTTGTAGATGCTGGCTTTCATTATCAATATATGCAAAACTGTCTTCAAGTAAATTCAGGAGCTTTTAAAGATGGAATTCCTTATTTTTCTAATATGTCTAGAATTACTGGAATGTCTTCTACAGATTGGAGTTGGGGACCTTTAATTGCAGATTTTGATAACGACGGACTTAAAGATGTATTTGTATCAAACGGAAATAGAAGGGAGATAAATAATAGAGATTATTTTAATAAGTTAGAAGAAAAAAAAGTTGGTAGGGACAAATCTTTAGAGATGAGTTTAAAAATTCCATCAGAGAAAATAGATAACTTTATTTTTAAAAATAATGGAAATTTAAACTTTGAAAAAGCAAATAAAAAATGGGGAATAGAGTTTAAAGGGTTTTCTACTGGAGCTGTTTATGCAGATTTAGATAATGATGGAGATTTAGAAATTATTACAAATAATATAGATGATTATGCTGCTGTTTTTGAGAATAAAAGTGCTGAAAAAAGTAATTTTTTAAAGGTCAATTTTACAGGGAATTCTACAAATAAATTTGGATTAGGAAATCGTGTTTATGTAAAAACCGGTGATAAAACTCAAATGCAAGAGTTAACATTAACAAGAGGTTTTCAATCTTCTGTTGCTCCAGAAATCCATTTTGGTTTAGGTGCTGTTTCTAAAATTGAAGAAGTAAAAGTAGTTTGGCAGAATGGAAATGTACAGACTTTAAAAAATGTATCTGTAAATAAAAATCTTACTTTTAAATATGAAGATGCATTAAAACCATCAACCCAAAAAGAAGTAGAAAAAGAAAAATTATTTACAGCAGAAAACAATCTATTTCCAAAGCATAAACATCTAGAAAACAAACATGATGATTTTGCAACTCAAGTTTTATTACCTCACAAAATGTCTTCTTTAGGTCCAACTTTAGCCGTTGGAGATTTAAATAATGATGGTTTAGAAGATTATTTTATTGGAGGATCTAAAGGTAAAATGGGTAATTTATTTTATCAAACAAAAACAGGTTTCGAAGCACAAAATGTTACTTTTTTAGAAGAAGATATTTTATGTGAAGATTTGGGTGCTTTAATTTTTGATGCAGACGCAGACGGCGATAATGATTTGTATTTGGTTAGTGGAGGTTATGAGTTTGATGAAAAATCAGAATTACTACAAGACAGATTGTATATAAATGATGGAAACGGAATTTTATCAAAAGCAAAAAAAGGTACTTTACCTAAATTTATTTCTAGCGGATCAAAAGTTTATAGTGCAGATTTTGATAAAGATGGTAAAGAAGATTTATTAGTCTTAGGACGTCAAATTCCTGGTAAATATCCTCAGCCAGCAACCACTTATTTATTGAAAAATGTTGGGTCAAAAGGAAATGCCAAATTTGAGTTCTTTTCAGATGAATTTGCAAAACCTTTTAATGATTTAGGAATGGCAACATCAGCAATAATTACAGATTATAACAATGATAATTGGTTAGATATTATTGTTGTAGGAGAATGGATGCCAATTAAAGTATTTAAAAATAATAAAAATGGTTTTTCTGATGTTTCAAATGAATTAGGTTTAGATAAAAATACTACAGGTTGGTGGTGGAGTATTAATGAAGGGGATTTTGATAATGATGGAGATACAGATTATATTTTAGGAAATAATGGTCTTAATTATAAATATCAAGCCAACGAGAATGAAACTTTTGATATTTATGTGAACGATTTTGACAAGAATAAAAAGGAAGATATTGTATTAAGTTATTATAACGAAGGGAAACAATATCCTGTTAGAGGTAGATCATGTTCATCACAACAAATACCAGGAATTAAAAAGAAATTTAAAGATTATGAAAGCTTTTCTGAAGCTACTTTAGTCGATGTTTTTACTGATAAAGCATTAGAATCATCTTTACATTATCAAGTAAAATCTTTTGCTAGTATTTATTTAGAAAATAAAAATGGAAAGTTAATTGTGCACAAACTACCACAAGAAGTTCAGGTTTCTAGCATAAATGAAATCCTCGTTACAGATTTTGACAAAGATGGTAATCTAGATGCTTTAATTGCAGGAAATTTACATATGTCTGAAGTAGAAACGCCCAGAAACGATGCTAGTTATGGTACTTTTTTACAAGGAAATGGAGATGGAACATTTAATGCACTATCAAGAAAAGAATCAGGTTTTTTTGCTTCTGGAGATGTAAAAGGAATGAAGCTAATTCAGAAAGGAGAAAAGAAATATATTATTGTGGTTAGAAATAATGATGAGGTTATTTACATTAATATTAATAAATAA
- a CDS encoding glycoside hydrolase family 43 protein, giving the protein MKKFFIAVFISAFILSCSTKKENKDIKQVIETTFLNPILKGFYPDPSICKVDNSYYLINSTFAYFPGIPVFKSDDLVNWKQIGNALDRPEQLNLEGLEVSRGVFAPAISYHNGMFYIINTIVGGKNNFIISATNPAGPWSNPTWLPKVEGIDPSMFFDENGKTYVVFNSNPPNNTPEYDGHRSIKIIELDVESLNTIGESKIIINKGANPEDKPIWIEGPHIYNRNGFYYLMAAEGGTAEDHSEVVFRSKNIFGPYKSYENNPILTQRNLSDNRKNPFTSTGHGDIIEDNLGNWWGVFLGCRPYDNENHFNTGRETFMVPVKWKDDWPVFDLEGNIVKDNYKITIDKFPTKTISRNADFKDEFNANSLAFDWLFLRTPKEKWYSLLNGELTINTRPETTSGTSNPSFIGYRQKHLFGNVTTNLSFNTVSENEKAGLIAFQNETHYYYLCKSLKDNKPVVQLLKSTENGTEEIAFKSINKSDKISFKIEAKGKYYSFFYSINNKDWLPLNENVDATFLSTKIAGGFVGTIYGMYTTSSGEKSINKAVYHWFENKNTNKY; this is encoded by the coding sequence ATGAAGAAATTTTTTATAGCCGTATTTATTAGTGCCTTTATTCTAAGTTGTTCAACTAAAAAGGAAAATAAAGACATAAAACAAGTAATAGAAACCACATTTTTAAATCCTATTTTGAAAGGATTTTATCCTGACCCAAGTATTTGTAAAGTAGATAACAGTTATTATCTTATAAACTCAACTTTTGCATATTTTCCAGGAATTCCTGTTTTTAAAAGTGATGATTTAGTAAACTGGAAACAAATAGGAAATGCTTTAGACAGACCAGAGCAATTAAACTTAGAAGGTTTAGAGGTTTCTAGAGGCGTTTTTGCCCCTGCAATTTCTTATCATAATGGAATGTTTTATATTATTAACACGATTGTTGGTGGTAAAAACAATTTTATTATTTCTGCTACTAATCCTGCAGGACCTTGGTCTAATCCAACATGGTTGCCAAAAGTAGAGGGGATAGATCCTTCAATGTTTTTTGATGAAAATGGAAAAACGTATGTTGTTTTTAATAGTAATCCTCCTAATAATACGCCAGAATATGATGGACACAGATCTATTAAAATTATTGAGTTAGATGTAGAGAGTCTAAATACAATTGGAGAATCAAAAATAATTATAAATAAGGGCGCAAATCCAGAAGATAAACCAATTTGGATTGAAGGGCCACATATTTATAACAGAAATGGATTTTATTATTTAATGGCGGCAGAAGGTGGTACAGCAGAAGATCATTCTGAAGTAGTTTTTAGGAGTAAAAATATTTTTGGGCCTTATAAAAGTTATGAAAATAATCCGATTTTAACACAACGAAATTTAAGTGATAATAGAAAAAATCCATTTACCTCAACGGGACATGGAGATATTATTGAAGATAATTTAGGGAATTGGTGGGGCGTATTTTTAGGATGTAGACCTTATGATAATGAGAATCATTTTAATACAGGAAGAGAAACATTTATGGTTCCAGTAAAATGGAAAGATGATTGGCCCGTTTTTGATTTAGAAGGAAATATTGTAAAAGATAATTATAAAATTACTATTGATAAATTCCCAACTAAAACAATATCTAGAAATGCGGATTTTAAAGATGAATTTAATGCTAATTCTTTAGCTTTTGATTGGCTCTTTTTAAGAACACCAAAAGAAAAATGGTATTCACTTTTAAATGGAGAATTAACCATAAATACACGTCCAGAAACTACTTCAGGAACTTCAAACCCAAGTTTTATTGGGTATAGACAAAAACATTTATTTGGGAATGTTACAACAAACCTATCTTTTAATACAGTTTCAGAAAATGAAAAAGCAGGTTTAATTGCTTTTCAAAATGAAACCCATTATTACTACTTGTGTAAGAGTTTAAAAGACAATAAACCTGTTGTTCAATTATTGAAATCAACAGAAAACGGAACAGAAGAAATCGCTTTTAAATCAATTAATAAGAGTGATAAAATATCTTTTAAAATTGAAGCTAAAGGTAAATATTATAGTTTTTTCTATTCAATAAATAATAAAGATTGGCTTCCTTTAAATGAAAATGTTGATGCTACTTTTTTAAGTACAAAAATAGCTGGAGGTTTTGTAGGTACAATTTACGGAATGTACACAACTTCATCAGGAGAAAAAAGTATTAATAAAGCTGTTTATCATTGGTTTGAAAATAAGAATACAAATAAATATTAA
- a CDS encoding carbohydrate binding domain-containing protein, producing the protein MMKITKLLSLLLLVTAFTSCEEDNKLPELNQPTFTTTVSEEDSSVIVFENTTPNKEEFYSYFEFDVAGKKVAADKPGTVEYKYDSNGVKIVTLTMLGDEGYLQTSQAVTVVLPPPTDDRFLINPENLIENAYFADGTGNEFTSWGLNNGADNMTESTDGNISVRAIVVNNGAEGNEWDTQLVSAAAPTTNGVEYTISVWMKGGDSNVIRFSTNPGSGGTEQYGPNFTATADWQQHSWTITANSSTTTVALDMGKSKGNFVIDGVELVEGTSALPAPSNDSELLNGSFEEGTGSDFTNWGKNNGPDNFSEEVTDVVSGSRAVRVNNAADGNEWETQFVSDGFDTVSGDSYTASVWIKGTANIRYSTNPGAGGTEQYAGGYEATATWSKYSWEFTANSDITSLALDMGKLKGNFIIDNVKVVKN; encoded by the coding sequence ATGATGAAAATTACTAAACTTTTAAGCCTTTTATTATTGGTAACAGCTTTTACTTCTTGTGAAGAAGATAATAAATTACCAGAACTAAATCAACCAACATTTACAACAACAGTTTCTGAAGAAGATTCAAGTGTAATTGTTTTTGAAAATACAACTCCAAATAAAGAAGAGTTTTATAGTTATTTTGAGTTTGACGTAGCTGGAAAAAAAGTTGCGGCTGATAAACCAGGAACCGTAGAATATAAATACGATTCTAATGGTGTAAAAATTGTAACATTAACAATGTTAGGAGACGAAGGTTACTTACAAACTTCACAAGCAGTTACAGTAGTTTTACCACCACCAACAGATGATCGTTTTTTAATCAATCCAGAAAACTTAATCGAGAACGCATATTTTGCAGACGGAACAGGAAACGAGTTTACAAGTTGGGGTTTAAACAATGGTGCTGATAATATGACTGAATCTACAGATGGTAATATTAGTGTAAGAGCGATTGTGGTAAATAATGGTGCAGAAGGTAATGAATGGGATACACAATTAGTAAGTGCTGCTGCCCCAACAACAAATGGTGTAGAGTATACTATTTCAGTTTGGATGAAAGGTGGAGATTCAAATGTAATTCGTTTTTCTACAAATCCAGGTTCTGGAGGAACTGAACAATATGGACCAAATTTTACAGCTACTGCAGATTGGCAACAACATTCTTGGACAATAACAGCAAATTCTAGTACAACTACTGTTGCATTAGATATGGGGAAATCAAAAGGGAATTTTGTAATTGACGGAGTAGAGTTAGTAGAAGGTACTAGTGCTTTACCTGCTCCTTCTAATGATAGTGAATTGTTAAACGGTAGTTTTGAAGAAGGAACTGGAAGTGATTTTACAAATTGGGGTAAAAACAACGGACCAGATAATTTTAGTGAAGAAGTTACAGATGTTGTAAGTGGTTCTAGAGCAGTAAGAGTAAATAATGCTGCAGATGGTAATGAATGGGAAACACAATTTGTAAGTGATGGTTTTGATACAGTAAGTGGAGATTCTTATACAGCTTCTGTATGGATTAAAGGTACTGCAAATATTAGATATTCTACAAATCCTGGTGCAGGAGGTACAGAACAATATGCAGGTGGTTATGAAGCTACTGCAACTTGGTCTAAATATTCTTGGGAATTTACTGCTAATTCAGATATAACATCTTTGGCATTAGATATGGGTAAATTAAAAGGTAATTTTATAATTGATAACGTAAAAGTTGTTAAAAACTAA